A genomic window from Salvia splendens isolate huo1 chromosome 11, SspV2, whole genome shotgun sequence includes:
- the LOC121754892 gene encoding uncharacterized protein LOC121754892 yields the protein MGVSPTFFFSFFSSLLFSSLLLGRLPSPWRLPIFPTSSPSISSLNSAKKKNQESHKLSLISLYLHSFSILISLFPSNSERESRERAEKKGKKICYHFDSTTTKFEITEMAIMIHAPLRGRYVKNGLRAVELYRGFERDERAPLMSYVSYYLALWRDAHGYGVRHYEGIKRLIDGLPAPWNRWADEASRPYIWHKLSDYSVQGDMHDFVKVLLEALVDARDGPPPYAPPRREASSSSRSPYSGGRYEGETPQPNFPKRRRLGMRTSAPPATEVLVVDKHIDVATYVRENDEEEEEDPLEDEEEPLEDEEEPLEDEEDPMEEEDDPEEEPLEREIEVKSEGGVNVERAPEE from the exons ATGGGAGTAAGcccaacattttttttttcctttttctcttctcttctcttctcttctcttcttctcggCCGGTTACCTTCCCCATGGAGACTCCCCATTTTCCCCACTTCTTCACCTTCCATCTCCTCACTTAattctgcaaaaaaaaaaaatcaagagtcTCACAAATTAAGTTTGATATCCCTTTATCTCCACTCCTTCTCTATTCTCATTAGCCTTTTTCCAAGCAATTCAGAGAGGGAGTcgagagagagagccgagaagaaggggaagaaaaTTTGCTACCATTTTGATTCAACCACAACCAAGTTCGAAATCACTGAG atggcgatcatgatccacgcaccgctaaggggaaggtacgtcaagaatggacTACGGGCAGTGGAACTCTATCGGGGGTTCGAGAGGGACGAGAGGGCCCCTTTGATGTCCTATGTTTCCTACTACTTGGCActatggcgggatgctcatgggtatggagtgaggcactatgaaGGTATtaagagattgattgatggatTACCGGcgccttggaataggtgggccgacgaggcttcGCGACCATACATTTGGCATAAGCTCTCCGACTATAGTGTGCAAGgagacatgcatgattttgtgAAAGTTCTCTTGGAAGCCCTGGTCGATGCTCGTGACGGACCACCACCCTATGCCCCACCTAGAAGGGAGGCATCCTCATCGAGTCGCAgcccctacagcgggggtcggtaCGAGGGTGAGACGCCGCAACCAAACTTCCCCAAGAGGAGGAGGCTTGGAATGCGtacctccgcacctcccgcgacggaagtcCTTGTGGTCGATAAGCATATCGACGTAGCTACTTATGTGAGGGAGAacgatgaggaagaggaggaagatcctcttgaagatgaagaagaaccccttgaggatgaggaagaacctcttgaagacgaggaggatcccatggaggaaGAGGATGACCCCGAGGAAGAGCCACTTGAAAGGGAGATTGAAGTCAAAAGCGAGGGAGGGGTGAACGTtgagagagctcccgaggagtag